Proteins encoded by one window of Winogradskyella sp. PG-2:
- a CDS encoding (4Fe-4S)-binding protein: MDINSNVFSNEEITVTYQPRCCANAGICAKQLSDVFRNSVIPWIDLEGAQTEAIINQVNKCPSGALQFYYNQKDVA, encoded by the coding sequence ATGGATATTAACTCAAACGTTTTCAGTAATGAAGAAATTACTGTAACCTACCAACCTCGCTGTTGTGCAAATGCTGGTATTTGTGCAAAACAACTTTCAGATGTATTTAGAAATTCTGTGATTCCCTGGATAGATTTAGAAGGAGCACAAACCGAAGCTATTATTAATCAAGTTAATAAATGCCCATCTGGTGCGTTACAATTCTATTATAATCAAAAAGATGTTGCGTAA
- a CDS encoding type IX secretion system membrane protein PorP/SprF → MKSKFNIIISFIIFFKVIFSFGQQDAQYTQYMYNMNVINPAYATDDNDIINFGLIYRSQWVGAVGSPTTGSFFAHSKFGNIEGGISIVHDQIGDVVKDTNIFFDAAYVFPVSENTKLSLGIKAGLSFYSTDFNGFVYSDPLPDPAFAENINRVFPNFGGGAYYFSDKFYLGISAPNLLKSKHLEEGSGIVIEGSEETHFFATGGYVFDINEKIKLKPAFMTKAVSGAPLSIDITTNALYNQKFELGIGYRIDDGISGLFNIRVAESLRIGYAYDYTVSNLGRFNSGTHEIMFLFDLSKKGNGYDKSPRFF, encoded by the coding sequence ATGAAAAGTAAATTCAATATTATAATATCATTTATAATCTTTTTTAAGGTTATATTTTCCTTTGGTCAGCAAGATGCCCAATATACACAGTACATGTATAATATGAATGTTATTAATCCTGCATATGCTACAGATGATAATGACATTATTAACTTTGGACTCATATACAGATCTCAATGGGTGGGAGCTGTAGGATCGCCTACAACTGGATCATTTTTTGCTCATAGTAAATTTGGAAATATAGAGGGTGGTATTTCTATCGTACACGATCAAATTGGTGACGTTGTAAAAGACACAAATATATTTTTTGATGCGGCTTATGTATTTCCAGTTTCTGAGAACACTAAATTATCTCTAGGAATTAAGGCTGGTCTTTCATTCTATTCTACGGATTTTAATGGTTTTGTTTATTCAGACCCTTTACCAGATCCTGCGTTTGCAGAAAATATAAATCGTGTGTTTCCAAATTTTGGTGGTGGTGCTTATTATTTTTCCGATAAATTTTATTTAGGGATTTCTGCACCTAATCTTTTAAAATCAAAACACTTAGAAGAAGGCAGTGGAATTGTAATTGAAGGATCAGAAGAAACACATTTTTTTGCAACGGGTGGTTACGTTTTTGATATAAACGAAAAAATAAAACTAAAACCTGCTTTTATGACTAAGGCAGTTTCAGGAGCGCCTTTGAGTATAGATATTACAACTAATGCATTATATAATCAAAAATTTGAATTAGGTATTGGTTATCGAATTGATGATGGCATTAGCGGACTATTTAACATAAGAGTAGCTGAATCATTAAGAATTGGATATGCTTATGACTATACGGTTTCTAACTTAGGTAGATTTAATTCAGGAACACACGAAATCATGTTTTTATTCGATTTATCAAAAAAAGGAAATGGTTATGATAAGTCACCAAGATTCTTTTAA
- a CDS encoding OmpA family protein has protein sequence MYHKILFLFFIVSTQIITSQNSKLKKANKLFMQRSYVKAAELYKQLPQSNDIKIKLGDCYYFNGLMKQASNSYLKVANTNDTLFTDQIRFKLAQSLYGSKNAKLADSIMGLLKNESLNTEKFIEILEDGVPYIYDVKKIKSGSISGDFGVGFFGDSITFSSVRAESKNLYSWNGQPYLDLYKGQITKEGDLIGVEILPKTINTKQHESNAVFSSDGKTIYFSRTNEKRYEVGDQKIATVQLYKAQLKNNEWQDVELLPFSSNIYSSQHPTIDTANKRLYFSSDMPGGYGSFDIYYVDIVEDTFGEPVNLGPVINTPYRDQFPYLSPLDSTLYFTSEGHQGLGGLDIFMSETLDKGWSTPLNLGSSLNTELDDFSFIVDANTNKGYLSSNRDGSDNIYLYKREENDRTFIVEGTVRDINSEEILPNTLVTLFDELRKPIDSVKVGIDGRYKFRTIPNSKYFLEGFKPLYIPKEVSFDTDDSGRIELNIELEIESYDDAEDIVVEKEDGYVYIELENIYFDLDKWDIKPQAENTLDVLINLMKKYPRMEVELGAHTDTRSDENYNIVLSENRAKAAYEYIISNGIKNSRLLAIGYGESQLLVNCNDNCTESEHAVNRRCEFIIIK, from the coding sequence ATGTATCATAAGATTTTATTTTTGTTTTTTATTGTTTCAACACAAATAATTACAAGCCAAAATTCTAAACTGAAAAAGGCCAATAAATTATTTATGCAACGCTCTTATGTAAAGGCTGCTGAGCTATATAAACAGTTACCTCAATCTAACGATATTAAAATTAAATTAGGTGATTGCTACTACTTTAATGGTTTAATGAAACAAGCTAGTAACTCATATTTAAAAGTAGCAAATACTAATGATACTCTATTTACAGATCAAATAAGATTTAAACTTGCTCAAAGCTTATATGGATCAAAGAATGCTAAGTTAGCTGATTCTATCATGGGGCTTTTAAAAAATGAGTCTTTAAATACCGAAAAATTTATTGAAATTTTAGAAGATGGTGTGCCATATATTTATGATGTCAAGAAAATTAAATCAGGAAGTATATCTGGTGATTTTGGGGTTGGCTTTTTTGGAGATTCAATTACATTTTCTTCAGTCAGAGCAGAAAGCAAGAATCTTTATTCATGGAATGGACAACCTTATTTAGATTTATATAAAGGACAAATTACTAAAGAAGGTGATTTAATAGGTGTTGAAATTTTACCAAAAACTATAAATACAAAACAACATGAAAGTAATGCCGTTTTTTCATCAGATGGAAAAACCATATATTTTTCAAGAACAAATGAAAAACGTTATGAAGTTGGTGATCAAAAAATAGCTACAGTACAATTGTATAAAGCCCAATTAAAGAATAACGAGTGGCAAGATGTAGAACTTTTACCATTCTCTAGCAATATATATTCTTCTCAACATCCAACGATAGACACTGCCAATAAAAGACTCTATTTTTCAAGTGATATGCCTGGTGGTTATGGCTCTTTTGATATCTATTATGTCGATATAGTAGAAGATACGTTTGGCGAACCTGTAAACTTAGGACCAGTAATTAATACCCCTTACAGAGATCAATTTCCTTATTTAAGCCCTTTAGATAGTACCTTATATTTTACTTCTGAAGGTCATCAAGGTTTAGGAGGATTAGATATATTTATGAGCGAAACATTAGATAAGGGCTGGTCCACTCCTCTAAATTTAGGTTCGAGTTTAAATACTGAGCTAGATGATTTTTCATTTATAGTTGATGCTAATACAAATAAAGGGTATCTTTCTTCTAATAGAGATGGAAGTGATAATATTTACTTATATAAAAGAGAGGAAAACGATAGAACTTTTATAGTTGAAGGGACAGTCAGAGATATTAACTCTGAAGAAATTTTACCAAACACTTTGGTAACTCTATTCGATGAATTACGCAAACCAATTGACTCAGTTAAGGTTGGTATAGATGGTCGTTACAAATTCCGCACAATACCCAATTCTAAATATTTTTTAGAAGGTTTTAAACCACTATATATTCCAAAAGAAGTTTCATTTGACACGGACGACTCTGGTCGTATTGAGTTAAATATTGAGTTAGAGATTGAATCTTATGATGATGCTGAGGATATTGTAGTAGAAAAAGAAGATGGTTACGTATATATAGAATTAGAAAACATATACTTTGATTTAGATAAATGGGATATTAAACCACAAGCTGAAAACACGCTAGACGTATTAATAAATTTGATGAAGAAATACCCAAGAATGGAAGTTGAACTTGGTGCACATACTGATACCAGGAGTGATGAAAATTACAATATAGTTTTATCAGAAAATCGAGCTAAAGCTGCGTATGAATATATTATATCAAATGGAATTAAAAATTCGAGATTACTAGCTATTGGTTATGGGGAAAGTCAATTATTAGTTAATTGTAATGATAATTGTACAGAAAGTGAACATGCGGTAAATAGAAGATGTGAATTTATAATTATAAAATAA